In one window of Candidatus Avedoeria danica DNA:
- a CDS encoding ATP-binding protein: MPSPADFEKLGTFYLGRTYDMTAKKATDELLLYDANDLTTHALCIGMTGSGKTGLCISLIEEALLDGVPALIIDPKGDLTNLMLTFPELRPADFEPWVNPDDAVTAGVSVGEFAAQQASLWQKGLADWGQDGARIAQLRRRADIAIYTPGSSAGIPISILKSFGAPPPALVDDADLLRERVTTTATSLLSLLGIDADPLRSREHILVARIFEDAWRAGRDVGLAELIGLIQRPPFATVGALATDAFYAPDDRHELAMRLNNLLAAPGFDVWLSGEALDIDQLLHDPAGRPRAAILTISHLSDAERMFFVSLLLNEVLGWVRLQSGTTSLRAILYMDEIFGFFPPTANPPSKTPLLALLKQARAFGLGIVLATQNPVDLDYKGLSNIGTWLIGRLQTDRDKQRILDGLEGAAAGAGRFDRAEMEETLAGLGKRVFLMNNVHENAPVIFTTRWAMSYLRGPLARDQIKRLMAGRKPTPAAAPAPTFAATAASARTSPAAPSSAHGAAVPFALSADDPAGLAPVLPPDVPVYFVPRPGPVVARTPYRAHALGVATVRFADRKTGVDVTREHVLLAPIDDTSVPVSWETSTSTSLRLDDLEAQPMPGIPFAELPSPAVQARNYKDWGKDLAEWLYANSELPVLYCPELETYARPDEDERAFRVRLGEASREERDRQTDALKAKYGPKMRLLEERLRKAEQRVDKEQTDASTGLAGTILGAVLGRRTVLGMAKEAARGVSRGMREREDVSRAKEDVAAAKEQIEALDRSFQDDIAAIEARIDPAAVEIETVSLRPTKANVVVRACALAWGM; the protein is encoded by the coding sequence ATGCCCTCCCCCGCCGACTTCGAGAAGCTCGGCACGTTCTACCTCGGCCGGACGTACGACATGACGGCCAAGAAGGCAACGGACGAGCTCCTGCTCTACGACGCGAACGACCTCACGACGCACGCCCTGTGCATCGGCATGACGGGCAGCGGCAAGACCGGGCTGTGCATCAGCCTGATCGAGGAGGCGCTGCTCGACGGCGTGCCGGCGCTCATCATCGACCCCAAGGGCGATCTGACGAACCTCATGCTCACGTTCCCGGAACTTCGCCCGGCGGACTTCGAGCCCTGGGTCAACCCGGACGACGCCGTGACGGCCGGCGTGAGCGTCGGCGAGTTCGCCGCGCAGCAGGCATCGCTTTGGCAAAAGGGCTTAGCCGACTGGGGCCAGGACGGCGCCCGCATCGCCCAGCTGCGCCGGAGGGCCGACATCGCGATCTACACGCCGGGCTCGAGCGCCGGCATCCCGATCTCGATCCTCAAGAGCTTCGGCGCACCGCCCCCCGCGCTCGTCGACGACGCCGACCTCCTCCGCGAGCGGGTCACGACCACCGCCACCAGCCTCCTCTCACTCCTCGGAATCGACGCCGACCCGCTGCGCAGCCGCGAGCACATCCTCGTCGCCCGGATCTTCGAGGACGCCTGGCGCGCGGGTCGGGACGTCGGCTTGGCCGAACTGATCGGCCTGATCCAGCGACCGCCGTTCGCCACCGTCGGCGCCTTGGCCACGGACGCGTTCTACGCGCCCGATGACCGCCACGAGCTGGCGATGCGCCTGAACAACCTGCTCGCCGCGCCGGGCTTCGACGTCTGGCTGTCCGGCGAGGCGCTCGACATCGACCAACTCCTCCACGACCCCGCCGGCCGCCCACGCGCCGCCATCCTGACGATCAGCCACCTGTCGGACGCCGAGCGGATGTTCTTCGTCTCGCTCCTCCTGAACGAGGTCCTCGGCTGGGTGCGCCTGCAAAGCGGCACAACCTCCCTGCGCGCGATCCTCTACATGGACGAGATCTTCGGTTTCTTCCCCCCCACCGCCAACCCGCCGAGCAAGACGCCGCTCCTTGCCCTTCTCAAGCAGGCCCGCGCCTTCGGCCTCGGCATCGTCCTGGCCACACAGAACCCGGTCGACCTGGACTACAAGGGCCTGTCCAACATCGGCACCTGGCTGATCGGCCGCCTCCAGACGGACCGCGACAAGCAGCGGATCCTCGACGGCCTCGAGGGCGCCGCCGCCGGCGCCGGCCGGTTCGACCGCGCCGAGATGGAGGAGACGCTCGCCGGCCTCGGCAAGCGCGTCTTCCTGATGAACAACGTTCACGAGAACGCGCCCGTCATCTTCACGACGCGCTGGGCGATGAGCTACCTGCGCGGCCCGCTGGCGCGCGACCAGATCAAGCGCCTGATGGCCGGCCGCAAGCCCACGCCGGCGGCCGCACCCGCGCCGACGTTCGCCGCCACGGCAGCGTCGGCGCGCACGTCGCCCGCCGCGCCGTCGTCCGCCCACGGCGCCGCCGTGCCCTTCGCCCTGTCCGCCGACGACCCCGCCGGCCTCGCCCCCGTCCTGCCGCCCGACGTCCCGGTCTACTTCGTGCCCCGCCCCGGCCCCGTCGTCGCCCGCACACCGTACCGCGCACACGCCCTCGGCGTGGCCACGGTGCGCTTCGCCGACCGCAAGACGGGCGTGGACGTGACGCGCGAGCACGTCCTGCTCGCGCCGATCGACGACACGAGCGTGCCGGTGAGCTGGGAAACCTCGACCTCGACGAGCCTGCGCTTGGACGACCTCGAGGCCCAGCCGATGCCGGGCATCCCGTTCGCGGAGCTGCCATCGCCCGCAGTGCAGGCCCGGAACTACAAGGACTGGGGCAAGGATCTGGCGGAGTGGCTGTACGCGAACAGCGAACTGCCCGTCCTCTACTGCCCCGAACTCGAGACCTACGCCCGCCCCGACGAGGACGAGCGCGCCTTCCGGGTGCGGCTGGGCGAGGCGTCCCGCGAGGAGCGCGACCGGCAGACGGATGCGCTGAAGGCCAAGTACGGCCCGAAGATGCGCCTGCTCGAGGAGCGACTGCGCAAGGCGGAGCAGCGCGTCGACAAAGAGCAGACGGACGCGAGCACCGGCCTGGCCGGCACGATCCTCGGCGCCGTCTTGGGCCGCCGCACCGTCCTCGGCATGGCCAAGGAGGCCGCCCGCGGCGTCTCGCGCGGGATGCGCGAGCGCGAGGACGTCTCGCGCGCCAAGGAGGACGTCGCGGCGGCGAAGGAGCAGATCGAGGCGCTCGACCGGTCGTTCCAGGACGACATCGCGGCGATCGAGGCCCGGATCGACCCGGCGGCCGTCGAGATCGAGACCGTCAGCCTCAGGCCGACGAAGGCGAACGTCGTGGTGCGGGCGTGCGCTTTGGCGTGGGGGATGTGA
- a CDS encoding nucleotidyltransferase domain-containing protein, whose protein sequence is MLDTRALESEPDDIAAAYTGIESSHALDRNSLVAAVVDAVRDRPDVLAAWEGGSAAWGNADRWSDADVQLLAADDDPATSTAIFDAVERALAAGDGITHRFDVPEPAWHGHAQRFYRVAAAGPFVMLDLVVVRPGVPERFLAPEQHGHARVLFDRGAPGAPHTAPPPFDANAHRTRMRRAYDDAVARFDLFQPLVVKDIARGRLVDAIAFYHGLTLRPLVTLLGLRHRPLRFDFGNRYLHADLPPAEAAQLADLFAVRDLADLADKHPAACRWFHALAREVDIDAVDLEAASAAVRRSGAG, encoded by the coding sequence ATGCTGGACACGCGCGCGCTCGAATCGGAGCCGGACGACATCGCGGCCGCCTACACCGGGATCGAGTCCAGCCACGCCCTTGACCGCAATTCCCTCGTCGCCGCCGTCGTCGACGCCGTGCGCGATCGGCCGGACGTCCTGGCGGCGTGGGAGGGCGGCTCGGCCGCGTGGGGCAACGCGGACCGCTGGTCGGACGCCGACGTCCAGCTGCTGGCCGCCGACGACGACCCCGCCACCAGCACCGCCATCTTCGACGCCGTCGAGCGCGCGCTTGCGGCCGGCGACGGCATCACGCATCGCTTCGACGTTCCCGAGCCCGCCTGGCACGGCCACGCCCAGCGCTTCTACCGCGTCGCCGCCGCCGGCCCCTTTGTCATGCTGGATCTCGTCGTCGTCCGCCCGGGCGTGCCGGAGCGGTTCCTCGCACCGGAGCAGCACGGCCACGCCCGCGTCCTCTTCGATCGCGGCGCCCCCGGCGCCCCGCACACCGCCCCGCCGCCATTCGACGCGAACGCCCACCGCACGCGCATGCGGCGCGCCTACGACGACGCCGTCGCCCGCTTCGATCTCTTCCAGCCGCTCGTCGTCAAGGACATCGCCCGCGGCCGCCTGGTCGACGCCATTGCCTTCTACCACGGCCTCACCCTGCGCCCGCTCGTCACCCTCCTCGGCCTCCGCCACCGCCCGCTCCGGTTCGACTTCGGCAACCGCTACCTGCACGCGGACCTGCCGCCCGCCGAGGCCGCGCAGCTGGCCGATCTGTTCGCGGTCCGCGACCTCGCCGATCTGGCCGACAAGCACCCCGCTGCGTGCCGATGGTTCCATGCGTTGGCACGAGAGGTCGACATCGACGCGGTCGACCTGGAAGCCGCGTCGGCCGCCGTCCGGCGGAGCGGAGCCGGCTGA
- a CDS encoding type III polyketide synthase, with protein MGTGVTTRLYGLGTATPPHSAAQADVGTFMARVVAAAGPANGNRPVRSARLIRRLYAESGIARRHSVLADYACDDPAAFTFFPPNWALDPFPTTAERMVVYREASVELGARAAQQALADASMTARDVTHLVISTCTGFFAPGPDVLLLRRLGLAPNTARTVIGFMGCNAAFNGLRTADDIVRSNADAVVLQICVELCSLHFQRDDASETLIANCLFADGASAAVWAADGARPGGHAALLGTFSTVHDDSLDQMGWRIGDHGFVMTLTDAVPDTLARAIHPFVQSLLHRSRTDLDRVAGWAIHPGGRRIVEGIGRALELDEPDLASAYGVLRDHGNMSSATILFVLQRELDRLRSGSSDVGDGSPAERLGVVAPVRVGSDGRDIVGRDIVALGFGPGLSLEGAVLRATP; from the coding sequence ATGGGCACGGGGGTAACCACACGGCTCTACGGCCTCGGCACCGCCACGCCTCCGCACAGCGCCGCGCAAGCCGATGTCGGCACGTTCATGGCCCGCGTCGTCGCCGCCGCCGGCCCGGCGAACGGCAATCGCCCCGTACGCAGCGCCCGCCTGATCCGCCGCCTCTACGCCGAGAGCGGCATCGCCCGCCGCCACAGCGTCCTGGCCGACTACGCGTGCGACGATCCGGCCGCGTTCACGTTCTTCCCACCCAATTGGGCGCTCGACCCGTTCCCGACGACGGCCGAGCGGATGGTCGTCTACCGCGAGGCCAGCGTCGAACTCGGCGCCCGGGCCGCGCAGCAGGCGCTCGCCGACGCGTCGATGACAGCGCGCGACGTCACCCATCTGGTCATCAGCACGTGCACCGGGTTCTTCGCCCCCGGACCCGACGTCCTCCTCTTGCGCCGCCTCGGCCTCGCGCCGAACACCGCGCGCACCGTCATCGGCTTCATGGGCTGCAACGCCGCGTTCAACGGCCTGCGGACGGCGGATGACATCGTGCGCTCGAACGCCGACGCGGTCGTCCTCCAGATCTGTGTGGAGCTTTGCAGCCTCCACTTCCAGCGCGACGACGCCTCCGAGACGCTCATCGCGAACTGCCTGTTCGCCGACGGCGCCTCCGCCGCCGTCTGGGCGGCCGACGGCGCACGGCCGGGCGGGCACGCCGCGCTCCTCGGCACGTTCAGCACCGTCCACGACGACAGCCTCGACCAGATGGGCTGGCGGATCGGCGACCACGGCTTCGTGATGACGTTGACCGACGCCGTCCCGGACACGCTCGCCCGCGCGATCCACCCGTTCGTCCAATCGCTCCTCCACCGCAGCCGGACCGACCTCGACCGCGTCGCCGGCTGGGCGATCCACCCGGGCGGCCGCCGGATCGTCGAGGGCATCGGCCGGGCGCTCGAGCTCGACGAGCCCGACCTGGCCTCGGCCTACGGCGTGCTGCGCGACCACGGCAACATGTCCAGCGCGACGATCCTCTTCGTCCTGCAGCGCGAGCTGGACCGACTGCGCTCCGGCAGTTCGGACGTAGGCGACGGCTCGCCCGCCGAACGCCTTGGCGTCGTCGCCCCCGTTCGCGTGGGATCCGACGGCCGCGACATCGTCGGCCGCGACATCGTCGCCCTCGGCTTCGGCCCCGGGCTCAGCCTCGAGGGCGCGGTGCTCCGCGCCACGCCGTGA
- a CDS encoding M20/M25/M40 family metallo-hydrolase, with translation MPAVPPRRPHPRPHPRRPLAARTAACATLACLVLRAAGGQLMLNASALAQDPPPLPPPPALFATAPGAVIRTTLAVTNTFDSPHVFNLETEPGAVDSWPLSFAPARALAAGASARFPVTVSVPIAAVDGQSIRARILVRARGNAGTRGWVAERTLYAWTGGDMKIDRYVACRGDLDASGTVDDTDVGRVAAAFNARPGDAGFAAAIDFDHDGRIGAADVQAVAGRLGRACGPAAGVDSAALRRAVTLDALRGHLEALQGIADGNGGNRAIGSPGYAESVAYARAQLEAVGYTVEVRPFSYPGHRSPPPATFAQLAPDTRAFVLGTDFVQGSLSGSGDVTAAVTAVDVVVPPPAAPNGSTSGCEAADFAAFPAGAIALVQRGTCPFDDKIGHAVAAGAAAVVVFNEGQDNRTAVFDVTLRAAATVPVLGASYAVGEAMVAQLRAGAAVRAHVKAESSAVDLPGQSVIAEWPKSEDDGVIMIGGHLDSVAAGPGINDDGSGVAAVLEIARQVARLDATPRHRLRFALWGGEELGLWGSRRYVESLLPDERARLLAYLNFDMIASPNPIRGLYDSLPESDGADQIEDLFARWFDLQGVPHEKATIVTGRSDHAYFSAAGIPVGGLFTGLNQAMSPAQAERYRGTAGALMDPCYHQRCDTIANIHWPMFDEMADAVAHATWTLANDPLFPLTSGRARPLPAILTSASTGPAVADAPAPDARAAIGAADARSRPGADAAPAPAPLDPRAVLPAPRAPWLRLRPDAVIAQSPPSEIAVLVRAVAGMAAYEATLHYDPSAVQILGVEPGDFLAPDPFALGPTGTAGVLALGAASASTASVSTASVSTTVTGTGRVATIHYQRLRGPQPPRLRVDHAATGTFDAAGVRLGPPAAVRIEGALVEAAWLPWGVR, from the coding sequence ATGCCCGCTGTCCCGCCCCGCCGCCCCCACCCGCGCCCCCACCCGCGACGCCCCCTCGCCGCCCGCACCGCCGCGTGCGCAACGCTCGCCTGCCTCGTCCTGCGCGCCGCCGGCGGCCAACTGATGCTCAATGCCTCCGCCCTCGCCCAGGACCCGCCGCCCCTCCCGCCCCCACCCGCCCTCTTCGCCACTGCCCCCGGCGCCGTGATCAGGACGACGCTGGCGGTGACGAACACGTTCGACAGCCCGCACGTCTTCAACCTGGAGACCGAACCGGGTGCTGTCGACTCCTGGCCGCTGTCGTTCGCCCCCGCCCGCGCGCTGGCCGCCGGCGCCAGCGCGCGCTTCCCCGTGACGGTCAGCGTGCCGATCGCCGCCGTCGACGGCCAGTCGATCCGCGCCCGCATCCTCGTCCGCGCCCGCGGCAACGCCGGGACGCGCGGCTGGGTGGCCGAGCGGACACTGTACGCTTGGACGGGCGGCGATATGAAGATCGACCGTTATGTCGCCTGTCGCGGGGATCTGGACGCCAGCGGGACGGTGGACGACACCGACGTCGGCCGCGTGGCGGCCGCGTTCAACGCCCGCCCCGGCGACGCCGGCTTCGCGGCCGCGATCGACTTCGACCACGACGGGCGGATCGGCGCGGCGGACGTACAGGCGGTCGCCGGGCGGCTCGGGCGCGCATGCGGGCCGGCGGCCGGCGTCGACAGCGCGGCCTTACGCCGGGCCGTCACGCTCGACGCGCTCCGCGGGCACTTGGAGGCGCTCCAGGGCATCGCCGACGGCAACGGCGGGAACCGGGCGATCGGCAGTCCGGGCTACGCGGAGTCCGTGGCGTACGCCCGCGCCCAGCTCGAGGCCGTCGGCTACACCGTCGAAGTCCGTCCGTTCAGCTATCCCGGCCACCGCAGCCCACCGCCGGCCACGTTTGCGCAGCTGGCGCCGGACACCCGGGCGTTCGTCCTCGGCACGGACTTCGTCCAAGGCTCGCTCTCGGGCTCGGGCGACGTGACGGCAGCAGTGACGGCGGTCGACGTCGTCGTCCCACCGCCGGCGGCGCCCAACGGGAGCACGAGCGGCTGCGAGGCGGCGGACTTCGCGGCGTTCCCGGCCGGCGCCATCGCCCTTGTCCAGCGCGGCACATGCCCGTTCGACGACAAGATCGGCCACGCCGTGGCGGCCGGCGCGGCGGCGGTCGTCGTGTTCAACGAGGGCCAGGACAACCGCACAGCCGTCTTCGACGTGACGCTGCGCGCCGCCGCAACCGTGCCCGTCCTCGGCGCCAGCTATGCCGTCGGCGAGGCGATGGTGGCGCAACTGCGCGCCGGCGCCGCCGTCCGTGCCCACGTCAAGGCCGAGTCCTCGGCCGTCGACCTGCCCGGCCAGAGCGTCATCGCCGAGTGGCCGAAGAGCGAAGACGACGGCGTCATCATGATCGGCGGCCACCTCGACAGCGTGGCGGCCGGCCCCGGCATCAACGACGACGGCTCGGGCGTGGCCGCCGTCCTCGAGATCGCCCGTCAAGTGGCCCGCCTCGACGCCACCCCGCGGCACCGACTCCGGTTCGCGTTGTGGGGCGGCGAGGAGCTCGGCCTCTGGGGCTCGCGGCGCTACGTCGAGTCCTTGCTGCCCGACGAACGAGCCAGGCTGCTGGCCTACCTGAACTTCGACATGATCGCATCCCCGAACCCGATCCGGGGCTTGTACGACAGCCTCCCCGAGTCGGACGGCGCCGATCAGATCGAAGACCTCTTCGCCCGCTGGTTCGATCTGCAGGGCGTCCCGCACGAGAAGGCGACCATCGTCACCGGTCGCTCCGACCACGCGTACTTCAGCGCTGCCGGCATCCCGGTCGGCGGGCTCTTCACCGGCCTGAACCAGGCGATGAGCCCCGCACAGGCCGAGCGCTACCGCGGCACGGCGGGCGCGCTCATGGACCCGTGCTATCACCAGCGGTGCGACACGATCGCCAACATCCACTGGCCGATGTTCGACGAGATGGCCGACGCCGTCGCGCACGCGACGTGGACGCTGGCGAACGATCCGCTCTTCCCGCTCACCAGCGGACGGGCCCGGCCGCTGCCGGCCATCCTGACGAGCGCGTCAACCGGCCCGGCCGTGGCCGACGCGCCCGCCCCCGACGCACGAGCCGCCATCGGCGCGGCCGACGCCCGCTCGCGACCCGGCGCCGATGCCGCCCCCGCCCCGGCACCGCTCGACCCGCGCGCCGTCCTCCCCGCGCCCCGCGCCCCGTGGCTGCGCCTCCGCCCGGACGCCGTCATCGCCCAGTCCCCCCCCTCCGAGATCGCGGTTCTCGTTCGCGCTGTCGCCGGCATGGCCGCGTACGAGGCGACGCTGCACTATGACCCGTCGGCCGTCCAGATCCTCGGCGTCGAGCCAGGCGATTTCCTGGCGCCGGACCCCTTCGCCCTCGGCCCAACGGGCACCGCCGGCGTGCTCGCGCTCGGCGCCGCATCCGCCTCGACAGCATCGGTCTCGACAGCATCGGTCTCGACCACGGTCACCGGCACCGGCCGAGTGGCCACGATCCACTACCAGCGCCTTCGCGGCCCGCAGCCGCCGCGCCTGCGCGTGGATCACGCGGCGACGGGCACGTTCGACGCAGCCGGTGTACGGCTCGGCCCTCCCGCGGCGGTGCGGATCGAAGGTGCGCTGGTCGAGGCCGCATGGCTGCCGTGGGGCGTGCGTTGA
- a CDS encoding FAD-dependent monooxygenase, translating into MTRTTRCAGVAARGDDSGNVGGEGAGTVAGDDDAACAGEAGTADVAIVGAGPAGASLAALLARHGLDVVVLERDRFPRDKLCGEFLSPEAQEALRTIGCRDDLAALAPPALTHARFTTPSGFALAVPLPGAAWGLSRLALDAALAANARACGARVREGAVATAVRAAADGTRVIHFTPAAGAPGVGGTVRATLVVCAHGRRDRLDRSLDRPFFRRTTPFLALKRHLRATDDDVGRATFAALAGSVEMHVFDGGYCGLAPIETGAVNACLLLHRRFVAPLADAAWPTVLAAAGRANPALAARLQGLAPADDTVHAVAQVSLHFKDRGNALALFAGDAAGMIAPLAGDGQAMALGGAVRLADLIVHALPGAGSRLDDDDRAHLAAAWNGAWRRAFGGRMRLALALQPVLLSARAAEPAARLVAATPGAAAWLARATRG; encoded by the coding sequence GTGACCCGTACGACGCGCTGCGCCGGCGTCGCGGCGCGCGGTGACGACAGCGGCAATGTCGGGGGCGAGGGCGCGGGCACGGTTGCCGGCGATGACGACGCCGCGTGCGCGGGCGAGGCCGGCACCGCCGACGTCGCCATCGTCGGCGCCGGCCCGGCCGGTGCGTCGCTGGCCGCCCTGCTCGCCCGGCACGGTCTCGACGTCGTCGTCCTCGAGCGCGACCGCTTCCCGCGCGACAAGCTGTGCGGCGAGTTCCTGAGCCCGGAAGCCCAGGAGGCGCTCCGGACGATCGGCTGCCGGGACGACCTCGCCGCCCTCGCCCCGCCCGCGCTGACCCACGCCCGCTTCACGACGCCCAGCGGCTTCGCGCTCGCCGTCCCGCTGCCCGGCGCCGCGTGGGGCCTCAGCCGCCTCGCCCTCGACGCCGCCCTGGCGGCCAACGCCCGCGCGTGCGGCGCCCGCGTGCGCGAGGGGGCCGTTGCCACGGCCGTGCGCGCCGCGGCCGACGGCACGCGCGTCATCCACTTCACGCCGGCGGCCGGCGCGCCCGGCGTCGGCGGCACGGTGCGCGCCACCCTCGTCGTCTGCGCCCACGGCCGCCGCGACCGCCTCGACCGATCGCTCGACCGCCCGTTCTTCCGCCGGACGACACCGTTCCTCGCCCTGAAGCGCCACCTCCGGGCGACGGACGACGACGTCGGCCGCGCGACCTTCGCTGCTCTGGCCGGTTCCGTCGAGATGCACGTCTTCGACGGCGGCTACTGCGGGCTGGCGCCGATCGAGACCGGCGCGGTGAACGCGTGCCTCCTCCTCCACCGCCGCTTCGTCGCGCCGCTGGCCGACGCGGCCTGGCCGACCGTCCTCGCCGCCGCCGGCCGGGCGAACCCAGCCCTTGCCGCCCGCCTCCAAGGGCTCGCCCCGGCCGACGACACCGTGCACGCCGTGGCACAGGTGTCGCTGCACTTCAAGGATCGCGGCAACGCGCTGGCGCTGTTCGCCGGCGACGCCGCCGGCATGATCGCCCCGCTGGCCGGCGACGGGCAGGCGATGGCGCTCGGCGGCGCGGTGCGCTTGGCCGACCTCATCGTGCACGCGTTGCCGGGCGCCGGGTCGCGGCTGGACGACGACGACCGCGCGCACCTTGCCGCCGCATGGAACGGCGCGTGGCGGCGTGCCTTCGGCGGGCGGATGCGCCTGGCGCTGGCGCTGCAGCCCGTGCTCCTCTCGGCGCGCGCCGCCGAGCCCGCCGCACGGCTCGTCGCCGCCACGCCCGGTGCCGCGGCATGGCTCGCGCGCGCCACGCGCGGCTAG
- a CDS encoding methyltransferase domain-containing protein, translated as MKAPAAPRPSRFARRSTADEWMDDPSIGGPELEAALRQLTRVNRLLGGYAPSVAGVLGLLGGEAPHPSVLPRTAHLLDVGTGAADTPRRLIEACAARGTVLHVTAIDLAAHTVAYAQRHSAAHPSLNAVQADLLALDADAPGARFDVVHAAMVLHHFRDDDAVRALARMYALAEVGVVVNDLHRHPVAYWGFRALAAIFFRNRMVRHDGPVSVLRGFRRAELRALAARAGWPMDRTRLRWWPLFRWQLVADKRGTAARTAGR; from the coding sequence GTGAAGGCGCCGGCGGCCCCCCGGCCCAGCCGCTTCGCGCGCCGCAGCACGGCCGACGAGTGGATGGACGATCCGTCCATCGGCGGGCCGGAGCTCGAGGCGGCGCTCCGGCAGCTGACCCGGGTCAACCGGCTGCTCGGGGGGTATGCGCCGAGCGTGGCGGGGGTGCTGGGGTTGCTTGGGGGTGAGGCGCCCCACCCATCCGTTCTCCCCCGCACCGCCCACCTCCTCGACGTCGGCACCGGCGCCGCCGACACCCCGCGGCGCCTGATCGAAGCGTGCGCCGCGCGCGGCACCGTGCTGCACGTCACGGCGATCGACCTCGCCGCGCACACCGTCGCATACGCCCAGCGCCACAGCGCCGCCCACCCGTCGCTCAACGCCGTGCAGGCCGACCTCCTCGCGCTCGACGCCGACGCCCCCGGCGCCCGGTTCGACGTCGTGCACGCCGCGATGGTCCTGCACCACTTCCGCGACGACGATGCGGTCCGGGCGCTGGCCAGGATGTACGCCCTCGCCGAGGTCGGCGTCGTCGTGAACGATCTCCACCGCCACCCGGTGGCCTACTGGGGCTTCCGCGCCCTCGCCGCCATCTTCTTCCGCAACCGCATGGTCCGCCACGACGGCCCGGTGAGCGTCCTGCGCGGCTTCCGCCGCGCCGAACTGCGCGCACTGGCCGCCCGCGCCGGCTGGCCGATGGACCGCACGCGCCTGCGGTGGTGGCCGCTGTTCCGCTGGCAGCTCGTCGCGGACAAGCGGGGCACGGCAGCGCGCACGGCCGGGCGGTGA
- a CDS encoding MOSC domain-containing protein: MPPTLESIWIKRAAGGTMDPATTADAIAGVGLAGNADQGGRRQVTIISRAAWDATTADLGAPVDPSARRANLLVRGIDLAHSNGRVLAIGNVRVRIHGETRPCALMDQMHNGLRQALDPDWRAGAYGEVLDSGTLSVGDPVGWVEVSVSER; encoded by the coding sequence ATGCCGCCAACGCTCGAATCGATCTGGATCAAGCGTGCCGCCGGCGGCACGATGGACCCCGCGACCACCGCCGATGCGATCGCCGGCGTCGGCCTGGCCGGCAACGCCGACCAGGGCGGGCGGCGCCAGGTGACGATCATCTCGCGCGCCGCCTGGGACGCCACGACGGCCGACCTCGGCGCGCCCGTCGACCCATCGGCGCGCCGGGCGAACCTGCTCGTGCGCGGCATCGACCTGGCGCACAGCAATGGGCGGGTGCTTGCGATCGGCAACGTCCGTGTCCGGATCCACGGCGAGACCCGCCCGTGCGCCCTGATGGACCAGATGCACAACGGGCTCCGCCAGGCGCTCGACCCGGACTGGCGTGCCGGTGCGTACGGCGAAGTCCTGGACAGCGGCACGCTCAGCGTTGGCGATCCGGTCGGCTGGGTCGAGGTGTCCGTCAGCGAAAGGTAA